A part of Aquibium oceanicum genomic DNA contains:
- a CDS encoding anthranilate synthase — protein sequence MTVEVLENGAERFVTAGGISITRARHETAYDGAIEAYVDGLNSRRGAVFSSNYEYPGRYTRWDTAIIDPPLVISSRGRAMRIEALNRRGEAILPAIGAAISPLSEITVTERSERLIALDIAAPGRVFAEEERSRVPSVFTVLRAIVALFRTDADPSLGLYGAFGYDLAFQFDPVEYKLERKESQRDLVLFLPDEVLVVDHHAAKAWHDRYDYSGRGWTTEGLPREAVEEPFKPSARIPPRGDHEPGEYAGLVRKAMASFRKGDLFEVVPGQKFYERCETQPSEIARRLKAINPSPYSFFINLGQGEYLIGASPEMFVRVSGRRVETCPISGTIKRGEDAISDSEQILKLLNSKKDESELTMCSDVDRNDKSRVCEPGSVRVIGRRQIEMYSRLIHTVDHIEGRLREGMDAFDAFLSHAWAVTVTGAPKLWAMRFIEQNEKSQRCWYGGAIGMVHFNGDMNTGLTLRTIRIEDGIAEVRAGATLLYDSVPDEEEAETELKASAMLAAVREAGSSNAPNSERQSARVGAGVSILLVDHEDSFVHTLANYFRQTGAQVTTVRTPVADEVFDRVQPDLVVLSPGPGSPKDFDCAATIAKARARDLPLFGVCLGLQALTEAYGGELRQLHIPMHGKPSRIRVTKPGIVFSGLPKHVTVGRYHSLFADPVRFPSDFDVTAETEDGVVMAIEHRREPVAAVQFHPESIMSLGQNAGMRMIENVVAHLPRKAKVKVKAA from the coding sequence ATGACGGTGGAAGTGCTTGAGAACGGCGCGGAGCGATTTGTCACCGCGGGCGGCATATCGATCACCCGCGCCCGCCACGAAACCGCGTATGACGGCGCCATCGAGGCCTACGTCGACGGGCTGAACTCCCGCCGCGGCGCGGTCTTCTCCTCGAACTACGAATATCCCGGCCGCTACACGCGCTGGGACACCGCCATCATCGACCCGCCGCTGGTGATCTCCTCGCGCGGTCGCGCCATGCGCATCGAGGCGCTGAACCGGCGGGGCGAGGCCATCCTCCCTGCCATCGGCGCGGCGATTTCGCCGCTCTCCGAGATCACCGTGACCGAGCGGAGCGAGCGCCTGATCGCGCTCGACATCGCCGCGCCGGGACGGGTCTTCGCCGAGGAAGAGCGCTCGCGCGTGCCGTCGGTCTTCACCGTGCTGCGGGCGATCGTGGCGCTCTTCCGCACCGACGCCGACCCGAGCCTGGGCCTCTACGGCGCCTTCGGCTACGACCTCGCCTTCCAGTTCGATCCGGTCGAGTACAAGCTGGAGCGCAAGGAGAGCCAGCGCGACCTCGTGCTCTTCCTTCCGGACGAGGTGTTGGTCGTCGACCACCATGCCGCCAAGGCCTGGCACGACCGCTACGACTATTCCGGCAGGGGCTGGACGACGGAGGGCCTGCCGCGCGAAGCGGTGGAAGAGCCGTTCAAGCCGTCCGCCCGTATCCCGCCGCGCGGCGACCATGAGCCGGGCGAATATGCCGGTCTCGTCCGCAAGGCGATGGCGAGCTTCCGCAAGGGCGATCTGTTCGAGGTCGTGCCGGGCCAGAAGTTCTACGAACGTTGCGAGACCCAGCCGTCCGAAATCGCGCGGCGGCTGAAGGCGATCAATCCCTCGCCCTACTCCTTCTTCATCAATCTGGGGCAGGGCGAGTACCTCATCGGAGCGTCGCCCGAAATGTTCGTGCGCGTGTCGGGGCGCCGGGTCGAAACCTGCCCGATCTCGGGCACGATCAAGCGCGGCGAGGATGCGATCTCGGATTCCGAACAGATCCTGAAGCTCCTGAACTCCAAGAAGGACGAATCCGAGCTCACCATGTGCTCGGACGTCGACCGCAACGACAAGAGCCGCGTCTGCGAGCCGGGATCGGTGCGGGTGATCGGGCGCCGTCAGATCGAGATGTATTCGCGCCTCATCCACACGGTCGACCACATCGAGGGCCGCCTGCGCGAAGGCATGGACGCCTTCGACGCGTTCCTCTCGCACGCCTGGGCCGTGACCGTCACCGGCGCGCCAAAACTCTGGGCCATGCGCTTCATCGAGCAGAACGAGAAGAGCCAGCGCTGCTGGTACGGCGGCGCCATCGGCATGGTCCATTTCAATGGCGACATGAACACCGGGCTTACACTGCGCACCATCCGCATTGAGGACGGCATCGCCGAGGTGCGGGCCGGCGCGACGCTGCTTTACGATTCGGTGCCGGACGAGGAGGAGGCCGAAACCGAGCTCAAGGCTTCCGCCATGCTGGCCGCCGTCCGGGAAGCCGGGTCCAGCAATGCGCCGAATTCGGAGCGCCAGTCCGCGCGGGTGGGCGCGGGTGTCTCGATCCTGCTCGTCGATCACGAGGACAGCTTCGTCCACACGCTCGCCAACTACTTCCGCCAGACCGGCGCGCAGGTCACCACCGTGCGCACGCCGGTGGCAGACGAGGTGTTCGACCGCGTTCAACCCGATCTCGTGGTTCTGTCGCCCGGTCCCGGCTCGCCGAAGGACTTCGACTGTGCCGCCACGATCGCCAAGGCGCGAGCCCGCGACCTGCCGCTGTTCGGCGTCTGCCTGGGGCTGCAGGCGCTGACGGAAGCCTATGGCGGGGAACTCCGCCAGCTCCACATCCCCATGCACGGCAAGCCCTCGCGCATCCGCGTGACGAAGCCCGGCATCGTCTTTTCCGGTCTGCCGAAGCACGTGACTGTCGGCCGCTATCATTCGCTCTTCGCCGACCCGGTGCGCTTCCCCTCCGATTTCGACGTGACCGCCGAGACGGAGGACGGCGTCGTCATGGCGATCGAGCATCGGCGCGAGCCGGTGGCGGCGGTGCAGTTCCATCCCGAATCCATCATGTCGCTCGGCCAGAACGCCGGCATGCGCATGATCGAGAACGTCGTCGCCCATTTGCCGCGCAAGGCGAAAGTGAAGGTGAAAGCGGCGTGA
- a CDS encoding cation diffusion facilitator family transporter: MTVPAKKQIQRLAFYSIFVALGVMGLKFVAWWVTGSVALYSDALESIVNVIAASAAFWAIRVSHKPADADHPHGHHKAEYFSAVLEGVLIVLAALLIIAEAWSALRSPRLFEEPLLGLGINMLAGAVNAAWAFMLIRAGRAERSPALTADGRHIMTDVVTSIGVLVGLLAVLATGWTILDPLLAILVALNILWQGWKVIGQSVQGLMDVAADAEDTQKIRDIISTNSKGALEVHDLKTRIAGRATFIEFHLVVDSGMTVGESHTICDRIEAALKAEIPSVRVIIHVEPDDEAKLPPGTTAVPFA; encoded by the coding sequence ATGACAGTGCCTGCCAAGAAGCAAATCCAGCGGCTGGCCTTCTATTCCATCTTCGTGGCTCTCGGCGTCATGGGGCTGAAGTTCGTCGCCTGGTGGGTTACCGGCTCGGTGGCACTTTACTCCGACGCGCTGGAATCGATCGTCAATGTGATTGCGGCGAGCGCGGCCTTCTGGGCAATTCGTGTCAGCCACAAGCCGGCCGATGCCGACCATCCGCATGGACACCACAAGGCGGAGTATTTTTCGGCCGTCCTGGAAGGCGTGCTCATCGTCCTTGCGGCGCTCCTCATCATCGCCGAGGCCTGGAGCGCCTTGCGCTCGCCTCGGCTGTTCGAGGAGCCTCTCCTGGGCCTCGGGATCAACATGCTCGCCGGCGCGGTGAACGCCGCGTGGGCGTTCATGCTCATCAGGGCCGGCAGGGCGGAGCGATCGCCGGCGCTGACCGCCGACGGGCGTCACATCATGACGGACGTCGTGACCTCCATCGGGGTCCTCGTGGGGCTGCTTGCGGTGCTTGCCACCGGATGGACGATCCTCGATCCGCTGCTCGCCATCCTCGTGGCGCTGAACATCCTGTGGCAGGGATGGAAAGTCATCGGCCAGTCCGTGCAGGGGCTGATGGACGTCGCCGCCGACGCAGAGGACACGCAGAAGATCCGCGACATCATCTCGACCAATTCGAAGGGTGCGCTTGAGGTACACGATCTCAAGACGCGGATCGCGGGACGCGCGACGTTCATCGAGTTCCACCTCGTCGTCGACAGCGGGATGACCGTCGGAGAAAGCCATACGATCTGCGACCGGATCGAGGCCGCGCTGAAGGCGGAGATCCCGTCCGTGCGGGTGATCATCCATGTCGAGCCGGACGACGAGGCCAAGCTGCCGCCCGGCACCACGGCCGTGCCCTTCGCCTGA
- the purU gene encoding formyltetrahydrofolate deformylase has protein sequence MTENSFVLTAYCANRPGIVAAVSKVIFEAGGNIADLQQFDDPDSGQFFSRVVFGAADAPLTEGQVRGLLSPIMERFGMTWSLRAQNARRRVLLMASRFDHCLADLLYRWRMGELNMEVAGIVSNYPRETYPNLSFGDIPFHHLPVTKATKAEQEEKLSRLIADEKVDLVVLARYMQILSEEMSSRLSGRCINIHHSFLPGFKGAKPYHQAYERGVKLIGATAHYVTSDLDEGPIIEQDTERVSHRDSAAEFVRKGRDIERRVLARAVRAHLEDRVLLNGMRTIVFPE, from the coding sequence TTGACCGAAAATTCCTTCGTTCTCACCGCCTACTGCGCAAACCGCCCCGGTATCGTCGCCGCGGTGTCGAAGGTCATCTTCGAAGCGGGCGGCAACATCGCCGACCTGCAGCAGTTCGACGATCCCGACAGCGGCCAGTTCTTCTCGCGCGTCGTCTTCGGCGCCGCCGATGCTCCGCTGACGGAAGGCCAGGTACGGGGCCTGCTTTCGCCGATCATGGAGCGCTTCGGCATGACATGGTCGCTGCGCGCGCAGAACGCCCGGCGCCGCGTGCTCCTGATGGCCTCGCGGTTCGACCACTGCCTCGCCGATCTGCTCTACCGCTGGCGGATGGGCGAACTCAACATGGAGGTCGCCGGCATCGTTTCGAACTATCCGCGCGAAACCTATCCGAACCTCTCCTTCGGCGACATTCCCTTCCACCACCTGCCGGTGACGAAGGCGACGAAGGCGGAGCAGGAAGAGAAGCTGTCGCGGCTCATCGCCGACGAGAAGGTCGATCTGGTCGTGCTCGCCCGCTACATGCAGATCCTGTCGGAGGAGATGTCGTCGCGGCTTTCAGGCCGCTGCATCAACATCCACCATTCCTTCCTGCCGGGCTTCAAGGGGGCCAAGCCCTACCACCAGGCCTACGAGCGCGGCGTGAAGCTCATCGGCGCCACGGCGCACTACGTCACCAGCGACCTCGACGAGGGGCCGATCATCGAACAGGACACCGAACGCGTCAGCCACCGCGACAGCGCCGCCGAGTTCGTGCGCAAGGGCCGCGACATCGAACGGCGCGTCCTCGCCCGCGCGGTGCGCGCGCATCTGGAGGACCGGGTGCTGCTGAACGGGATGCGGACGATCGTATTTCCGGAGTAG
- a CDS encoding AEC family transporter: MLQIFALMFPILFLVGLGLVAVRSGLASQAQIEGLGGFVINFALPAVILSALTHQDLSHSVSPGYLAAYALGSLAAFAAVFLFIRFGLGRPLERAGLGALGAAGSNTGFIGFPIAALVLGAPATIAMPMTMIVENMLIIPLGLALVEMGTSNGASLRRMLGETAMRLLRMPFVIAIIAGAALSVLGVRLPAPLASSIDLLGQASAPVALFVVGGTIAALRRGDLGLEIAPIVLGKLVLHPLAVTGAFLLVPGVPPELVATGILFSSVSMLTIYPIFARRAGMENTAAAALIIATVLCLVTTAAVLAFVLDRFGPAIGT; the protein is encoded by the coding sequence ATGCTCCAGATCTTCGCGCTGATGTTCCCGATCCTGTTCCTGGTCGGGCTGGGCCTCGTGGCGGTGCGCAGCGGTCTCGCCTCGCAAGCGCAGATCGAGGGGCTGGGCGGGTTCGTCATCAACTTCGCGCTGCCGGCGGTGATCCTGTCGGCGCTGACGCACCAGGATCTGAGCCACTCGGTCAGCCCGGGCTATCTTGCCGCCTATGCGCTCGGCTCGCTCGCGGCCTTCGCCGCCGTGTTCCTGTTCATCCGCTTCGGGCTCGGACGGCCGCTGGAACGTGCCGGACTGGGAGCGCTGGGGGCGGCGGGATCGAACACCGGTTTCATCGGATTTCCGATCGCGGCACTGGTGCTCGGCGCGCCGGCCACGATCGCCATGCCGATGACGATGATCGTCGAGAACATGCTGATCATCCCGCTCGGACTGGCCCTAGTGGAGATGGGGACGAGCAACGGCGCTTCGCTTCGCAGGATGCTGGGCGAAACGGCGATGCGGCTGCTGCGCATGCCGTTCGTCATCGCGATTATCGCCGGCGCGGCGCTTTCCGTCCTCGGGGTGCGGCTTCCCGCGCCGCTGGCTTCGAGCATCGATCTGCTCGGCCAGGCGTCCGCGCCGGTGGCACTGTTCGTCGTCGGCGGGACCATCGCGGCGCTGCGGCGCGGCGACCTCGGGCTGGAGATCGCGCCGATCGTGCTCGGCAAGCTCGTCCTGCATCCGCTGGCGGTGACGGGCGCGTTCCTGCTGGTCCCCGGCGTGCCGCCCGAACTCGTCGCCACCGGCATCCTGTTTTCCAGCGTCTCGATGCTGACGATCTATCCGATCTTCGCCCGCCGGGCCGGAATGGAAAATACCGCGGCGGCGGCCCTCATCATCGCGACCGTGCTATGCCTCGTCACGACCGCGGCCGTGCTGGCCTTCGTTCTCGACCGCTTCGGACCTGCGATCGGAACCTGA
- the ligM gene encoding vanillate/3-O-methylgallate O-demethylase — MSAKNLEQRLQEAGNTVRMLRNSKVGAYVYPVVAPEFANWRDEQRAWRESAVLFDQSHHMAELKVEGPDAEKLLSYLAINSFKNFTPGKAKHFVPVTPEGYVIGDVIMFRESETEFNLVGRAPTVSWVQYQASIGNYDVKLTEDPRSPSRPQGKPVVRRHYRFQVQGPNAPAILEKLNGGPVPDVKFFNMDYITIKGRKVRALRHGMAGVPGLELYGPYEQYDEIREAILEAGEGHGLVAVGSRAYATNTLESGWIPSPLPAIYTGESIKGYREWLPANSYEATGAIGGSYVSDNIEDYYLTPYELGYGIYVKFDHDFIGREALEKIADKPHRRKVTFEWNPEDVVKAFATMFDREGPNVKYMDWPLSNYASTSFDMIMKDGKMVGGSMFGGYSYNERRMLSLGIVNPDIKEGEVLTLVWGEPNGGTDKTTVEPSTQMDIRVKVSPVPYSRDARESYADSWRSRQPA, encoded by the coding sequence ATGAGTGCGAAGAACCTGGAACAGAGGCTGCAGGAGGCCGGCAACACCGTCCGCATGCTGCGCAACTCGAAAGTCGGCGCCTACGTCTACCCCGTCGTGGCACCGGAATTCGCCAACTGGCGCGACGAGCAGCGCGCGTGGCGCGAATCGGCCGTGCTGTTCGACCAGTCCCACCACATGGCCGAACTGAAGGTCGAGGGGCCGGACGCGGAGAAGCTGCTCTCCTACCTCGCCATCAACTCCTTCAAGAATTTCACCCCCGGCAAGGCCAAGCACTTCGTGCCGGTGACGCCGGAAGGCTACGTGATCGGCGACGTGATCATGTTCCGCGAGAGCGAGACCGAGTTCAACCTGGTCGGCCGCGCGCCGACGGTTTCCTGGGTGCAGTACCAGGCATCGATCGGCAACTACGACGTGAAGCTGACCGAGGATCCGCGCTCGCCGTCGCGCCCGCAGGGCAAGCCGGTGGTGCGCCGCCACTACCGCTTCCAGGTGCAGGGGCCGAACGCACCGGCGATCCTGGAGAAGCTGAATGGCGGACCCGTGCCGGACGTCAAGTTCTTCAACATGGACTATATCACCATCAAGGGCCGCAAGGTGCGCGCGCTGCGCCACGGCATGGCCGGCGTTCCGGGCCTGGAACTCTACGGTCCCTACGAGCAGTATGACGAGATCCGCGAGGCGATCCTGGAGGCCGGCGAAGGCCACGGGCTGGTCGCGGTCGGCAGCCGCGCCTATGCCACCAACACGCTGGAATCCGGCTGGATCCCCTCGCCGCTGCCGGCGATCTACACGGGCGAGAGCATCAAGGGCTATCGCGAGTGGCTGCCGGCCAATTCCTACGAGGCGACCGGCGCGATCGGCGGCTCCTACGTGTCGGACAACATCGAGGACTACTACCTGACGCCCTACGAGCTCGGCTACGGCATCTACGTGAAGTTCGACCACGACTTCATCGGCCGCGAGGCGCTGGAGAAGATCGCCGACAAGCCGCACCGCCGCAAGGTGACCTTCGAGTGGAACCCCGAGGACGTGGTGAAGGCCTTCGCCACCATGTTCGACCGCGAGGGGCCGAACGTGAAGTACATGGACTGGCCGCTGTCGAACTACGCCTCCACGTCCTTCGACATGATCATGAAGGACGGCAAGATGGTCGGCGGCTCGATGTTCGGCGGCTATTCCTACAACGAGCGCCGCATGCTTTCGCTCGGCATCGTGAACCCTGACATCAAGGAAGGCGAGGTGCTGACGCTGGTGTGGGGCGAGCCGAACGGCGGCACCGACAAGACCACGGTGGAGCCGTCGACCCAGATGGACATCCGGGTGAAGGTCTCGCCGGTGCCCTATTCGCGCGACGCCCGCGAATCCTACGCTGACAGCTGGCGCAGCCGGCAGCCGGCCTGA
- a CDS encoding GntR family transcriptional regulator has product MNKAEQFETSGRGEAGGQSRATAALLAMRGMILSGSLGPGERVSELAIVEQTGISRTPVRAALQRLEEEGFVEAIPSGGFAVKSFSETDVFDAIEIRGTLEGLAARLAAERGSSTVRLAAMHECVAELDRLVPASLDSEDGFMRYVSANARLHALIVELAESPSLKRQIERAVSLPFASPNAFIKAQTLMPESRSVLVVAQDQHRCVAEAIANRQGARAQAIMQEHARLAGRHLRLALRDEKVLEQVPGGALIRTAR; this is encoded by the coding sequence ATGAACAAGGCCGAACAGTTCGAAACGTCAGGGCGCGGCGAGGCGGGCGGGCAGTCGCGCGCCACCGCCGCGCTGCTCGCCATGCGCGGCATGATCCTCAGCGGCAGCCTCGGTCCCGGCGAGCGGGTCTCGGAACTGGCGATCGTCGAGCAGACGGGCATTTCACGCACGCCGGTGCGCGCCGCCCTGCAGCGGCTGGAGGAAGAAGGCTTCGTCGAGGCGATCCCCTCGGGCGGCTTCGCGGTCAAATCCTTCTCCGAGACCGACGTGTTCGATGCGATCGAGATCCGCGGAACGCTGGAGGGGCTCGCGGCGCGGCTCGCCGCCGAGCGCGGCTCGTCCACGGTGCGGCTGGCAGCGATGCACGAATGCGTGGCCGAACTCGATCGGCTGGTGCCCGCCTCGCTCGACAGCGAGGACGGCTTCATGCGCTACGTGAGTGCCAATGCGCGGCTTCATGCCCTGATCGTGGAACTGGCGGAAAGCCCGTCGCTGAAGCGGCAGATCGAGCGCGCGGTGTCACTGCCCTTCGCCTCGCCCAACGCCTTCATCAAGGCGCAGACGCTGATGCCGGAATCGCGCAGCGTGCTCGTGGTGGCGCAGGACCAGCACCGCTGCGTGGCCGAGGCGATCGCCAACCGGCAGGGCGCGCGCGCGCAGGCGATCATGCAGGAACATGCCCGTCTGGCGGGCCGGCACCTGCGGCTCGCGCTGCGCGACGAAAAGGTGCTGGAGCAGGTGCCCGGCGGGGCGCTGATCAGGACCGCGCGATAG
- a CDS encoding 5,10-methylenetetrahydrofolate reductase, which produces MLKFFDRRQEENVAPAPAADLASFLEGFSIEVMPRTAAKVENFRDLLPSGTRVYIAHIEGTPIDDMVATAKRLSGDGFEVMPHIPARLIRDAAELETWVGRYREEAGVDQALLLAGGAAQPAGDLTSSIDMMETGVFERHAFRRLHVAGHPEGNRDIDPDGSSTRTDEALAWKQAWAERTGCAMAITTQFAFDAKPIIGWAEHLAGQGIRLPIHVGVAGPAKLQTLIKYAMACGVGPSIKVLQRRALDMRKLLMPYEPDEVVAALAAYKSEHPQSLIDKVHLFPLGGIKASAEWAAERGGAREERVAAE; this is translated from the coding sequence ATGCTGAAATTCTTTGATCGGCGGCAGGAGGAAAACGTCGCCCCGGCCCCCGCCGCGGACCTCGCCTCCTTCCTGGAAGGCTTCTCCATCGAGGTCATGCCGCGCACCGCCGCCAAGGTCGAAAACTTTCGCGATCTGCTCCCTTCCGGCACGCGCGTATACATCGCGCACATCGAAGGCACCCCGATCGACGACATGGTCGCGACGGCGAAACGCCTCTCCGGCGATGGCTTCGAGGTCATGCCGCACATCCCGGCGCGCCTCATCCGCGATGCCGCCGAGCTCGAAACCTGGGTCGGTCGCTACCGCGAGGAGGCCGGCGTCGACCAGGCGCTGCTTCTGGCCGGCGGCGCGGCGCAGCCGGCCGGAGACCTCACCAGTTCGATCGACATGATGGAGACGGGCGTCTTCGAGCGCCACGCCTTCCGCCGCCTGCACGTGGCCGGCCACCCGGAGGGCAACAGGGACATCGATCCCGACGGCTCCTCGACCCGCACAGACGAAGCGCTGGCCTGGAAGCAGGCCTGGGCCGAGCGCACCGGCTGCGCCATGGCCATCACCACCCAGTTCGCCTTCGACGCGAAGCCGATCATCGGCTGGGCCGAGCATCTGGCGGGGCAGGGCATCCGCCTGCCGATCCACGTCGGCGTCGCCGGCCCCGCAAAACTCCAGACGCTGATCAAATACGCCATGGCCTGCGGCGTCGGCCCCTCGATAAAAGTCCTCCAGCGCCGCGCCCTGGACATGCGCAAGCTCCTGATGCCCTACGAGCCCGACGAAGTGGTCGCCGCCCTCGCCGCCTACAAGTCAGAGCATCCTCAGAGCCTCATCGACAAGGTCCACCTCTTCCCCCTGGGCGGCATCAAGGCCAGCGCGGAGTGGGCGGCGGAGAGAGGCGGGGCGCGCGAGGAGCGGGTGGCTGCCGAGTAG
- a CDS encoding HEPN domain-containing protein — MTSYTNEIAAGDLFVGLSGLDMQGTRVEFPRGVVLEQTFAHLMAPMAMAFAPPGPGGYHPAPWKTARGGFGQDITAQLTVPKDAADTLDERIEIASTITFLLRLWSDPSITMIAGANMSFAAISEAPDAAAHIVPFQFRRRVFALSPADTSGVLESLDWVAEHFETTLRLMRGSPEFRLAAYAMDTGQFVENTALTLISLWGALEALFSPSTAELRFRVSALIASYTSPPGSERQDAQKRIAGLYDKRSAAAHGAPKHDGDDLLATFELLRKVLIKFIRDGRVPSKQELEGRLFGVT, encoded by the coding sequence ATGACGAGCTACACAAACGAAATTGCTGCAGGTGATTTGTTCGTGGGCCTTAGCGGCCTAGATATGCAGGGGACGCGCGTCGAGTTTCCCCGAGGAGTGGTGCTCGAGCAAACTTTCGCCCATTTGATGGCTCCGATGGCCATGGCGTTCGCACCTCCCGGTCCTGGTGGTTATCATCCAGCGCCTTGGAAAACGGCGCGTGGAGGATTTGGTCAGGATATCACTGCACAGTTGACCGTTCCAAAAGACGCTGCAGATACGCTCGACGAGCGGATCGAGATTGCATCCACCATAACCTTCCTACTTCGGCTCTGGAGCGATCCGTCGATCACAATGATCGCAGGCGCGAACATGTCATTTGCGGCCATCAGCGAGGCGCCGGACGCGGCAGCACACATCGTGCCATTTCAGTTTCGGCGCAGAGTTTTTGCGCTTTCACCCGCCGACACTTCTGGCGTACTCGAAAGCCTTGATTGGGTGGCGGAACACTTCGAGACTACTTTGAGGCTAATGCGAGGGAGCCCGGAGTTTCGCCTCGCAGCTTACGCGATGGACACGGGCCAGTTCGTTGAGAACACCGCACTGACACTTATTTCCCTTTGGGGGGCCCTTGAAGCTCTCTTCTCGCCTTCCACAGCGGAGCTTCGTTTCCGCGTGTCAGCTCTCATTGCGAGCTACACCTCACCCCCAGGCAGTGAGCGACAGGATGCCCAAAAACGTATCGCTGGGCTCTATGACAAGCGATCAGCGGCTGCTCACGGCGCTCCCAAGCATGACGGCGACGATCTGCTGGCAACGTTTGAACTGCTCAGAAAAGTTCTTATCAAATTCATTCGTGACGGGAGGGTCCCTTCTAAGCAAGAACTAGAAGGTCGGCTTTTCGGTGTGACATAG
- a CDS encoding helix-turn-helix domain-containing protein, giving the protein MCPSHVRAICPHGCRRADRRQFLPPPLSQAQLAEALGTSVVHINRTLQKLRADGLADHKKGRLYILNWDRLSEVADFDPAYLNLRDPPS; this is encoded by the coding sequence ATGTGCCCATCTCATGTGCGAGCTATATGTCCGCATGGATGTCGTCGGGCTGACAGAAGACAATTCTTGCCCCCGCCACTGAGTCAGGCTCAGCTAGCCGAAGCTCTTGGCACGAGCGTCGTGCATATCAACCGCACCCTGCAGAAGCTGCGCGCCGATGGCCTTGCGGATCACAAGAAGGGACGACTGTATATTCTGAACTGGGATCGCTTAAGTGAGGTCGCTGACTTCGATCCGGCATATCTCAACCTACGGGATCCACCGAGCTAA
- a CDS encoding Crp/Fnr family transcriptional regulator, which produces MISLTAPLIRKLESLGPLRPDERESIQAMPLAEKQLASGEEIAWEGDEPTHCCLVIEGILKRYSTLSNGVRQTLSIHINGDIPDLQGLHLRTMDHTLASITPSKVALLAHRGMHEVLRKAPRLATLFWRDSLIDAAVSRAWVKMLGGHDALGKCAHLMCELYVRMDVVGLTEDNSCPRH; this is translated from the coding sequence ATGATCAGCCTTACAGCACCTCTTATTCGAAAGCTTGAAAGCCTCGGTCCCCTCCGCCCTGACGAGCGAGAGAGCATCCAAGCCATGCCGCTCGCAGAAAAGCAACTCGCCAGTGGCGAGGAAATAGCTTGGGAGGGTGATGAGCCGACCCATTGTTGTTTGGTGATCGAGGGCATTCTGAAGCGCTATAGCACGTTGAGCAACGGCGTTCGTCAGACACTTTCCATTCATATCAACGGTGACATCCCGGATCTTCAAGGCTTGCATCTCAGAACGATGGACCACACGCTTGCTTCGATCACTCCAAGCAAAGTTGCCCTGCTTGCACATCGTGGCATGCACGAGGTCCTGCGCAAGGCGCCCCGCCTGGCAACTCTATTTTGGCGGGACAGCTTGATAGATGCAGCCGTTTCACGCGCCTGGGTAAAAATGTTGGGCGGACACGATGCGCTCGGCAAATGTGCCCATCTCATGTGCGAGCTATATGTCCGCATGGATGTCGTCGGGCTGACAGAAGACAATTCTTGCCCCCGCCACTGA